The Ahaetulla prasina isolate Xishuangbanna chromosome 4, ASM2864084v1, whole genome shotgun sequence genome has a window encoding:
- the LOC131198815 gene encoding testis-specific serine kinase substrate-like has translation MEDCDCQLHGNCEVIKAAGRFLPCLESQLACRVEPHFTSESLNLNLKRSSACTNVSLLNLTDGERDDSTTENESTDDGGPPGGAGGERRDLLFPIKPAWSEDEDDTSNQQEVSNSGLLRAKDSITSLKEKTSKVTHHLHNLQESCRKVTKSVEDAEIKTSVLEENSAHLQEKLRNLQQQVQVEDFRWKCMLELAQKEVLRLLAQLGLCLEGMLPQRERVQVEQGQELGTLREELDEVSAAAKRASISLTQVRADLDGLLEDISRHLATLKNMEASDRPPNCARCSSYSIVNTEVLRKMFEHAMAPILEELKQRAQSEGICPSCQRLQKTMTQ, from the exons ATGGAAGATTGTGATTGCCAACTCCATGGCAATTGTGAGGTCATAAAAGCAGCTGGAAGATTCCTGCCCTGCCTAGAGAGTCAGTTGGCTTGTAG AGTTGAGCCCCATTTTACCAGTGAAAGTCTCAATCTGAATTTGAAGCGTTCTTCTGCTTGCACTAATGTTTCTCTTCTGAATCTAACTGATGGGGAACGTGATGATTCCACCACGGAGAATGAATCCACAGATGATGGTGGTCCACCAGGGGGAGCAGGGGGCGAAAGGCGGGATCTTCTATTTCCCATCAAGCCAGCTTGGTCAGAAGATGAAGATGATACTTCCAACCAGCAG GAAGTGAGTAATAGTGGCCTCTTACGAGCCAAGGATTCTATCACCAGCCTCAaagagaagacatccaaggtcaccCACCATCTTCACAACCTGCAG GAAAGCTGCCGAAAGGTGACAAAATCTGTGGAGGATGCTGAAATTAAGACCAGCGTGCTGGAAGAAAATTCAGCCCACTTGCAG GAGAAACTGCGTAACTTACAGCAACAGGTTCAAGTAGAAGACTTTCGTTG GAAATGCATGCTGGAGTTGGCCCAGAAGGAGGTGTTGCGGCTATTGGCCCAGCTGGGGCTATGCTTGGAGGGAATGCTTCCCCAGAGGGAAAGGGTACAAGTGGAACAAGGCCAGGAGCTTGGGACGCTGAGGGAAGAACTGGATGAAGTCTCTGCTGC GGCAAAGCGGGCATCAATATCTCTCACTCAAGTCCGGGCAGACCTGGATGGACTTCTGGAAGACATATCCCGACATCTTGCAACACTGAAGAATATGGAAGCATCCGACCGGCCTCCTAATTGTGCTAGATGTTCCAG CTACAGCATTGTGAATACAGAGGTGCTGCGAAAGATGTTTGAACATGCGATGGCACCCATTTTGGAGGAGCTGAAGCAGCGGGCCCAATCAGAAGGCATATGCCCCAGCTGCCAGCGTTTGCAGAAGACGATGACACAGTGA